In Bdellovibrionales bacterium, one DNA window encodes the following:
- a CDS encoding transposase: MSDDTTGYVWGRRNQRIEIPIENPNDRQTYYGALNLYNKDFVLTPYDRGNGENTVLFIQHLQALNKDKKLIIIWDGASYHCCKEVQDYLNKINGEVEEKIESNLHFV; the protein is encoded by the coding sequence TTGTCAGATGATACCACAGGGTATGTCTGGGGTAGACGAAACCAAAGAATTGAGATTCCAATAGAGAATCCTAACGACAGACAGACGTATTATGGGGCGCTGAATCTTTATAATAAAGATTTTGTTCTCACTCCTTATGATCGAGGAAATGGAGAAAATACGGTTTTATTTATCCAGCACTTACAAGCGCTAAACAAGGATAAGAAACTCATTATTATTTGGGATGGAGCCTCCTACCACTGTTGTAAAGAAGTTCAGGATTATTTGAATAAAATAAACGGAGAGGTAGAAGAAAAAATTGAAAGTAACCTTCATTTTGTTTGA
- a CDS encoding AbrB/MazE/SpoVT family DNA-binding domain-containing protein yields the protein MINLKIRKVGNSLGVVLPMEAISRLHVEDGDRLFLTEMPEGGYRLTPYDPEFEAQMKLAEEGMARYRNTLHALAK from the coding sequence ATGATTAACCTAAAAATTCGCAAAGTGGGCAATTCGCTGGGCGTTGTTCTGCCGATGGAAGCGATCAGCCGCTTACACGTTGAAGACGGAGATCGTCTTTTCCTGACCGAGATGCCCGAAGGCGGCTATCGCTTGACCCCCTATGATCCGGAGTTTGAAGCTCAGATGAAGCTGGCCGAAGAAGGTATGGCCCGCTATCGCAACACCTTACATGCACTGGCAAAATGA
- a CDS encoding transposase, with the protein MMVNFLLWPPAKMTGKTLLNTSKERWQIETLFSCLKSRGFNLEETHVTDLERIKKL; encoded by the coding sequence GTGATGGTGAATTTCTTATTGTGGCCTCCAGCAAAAATGACGGGCAAAACGCTCTTGAATACTAGCAAAGAAAGATGGCAAATCGAAACATTATTTAGTTGCTTAAAAAGCCGGGGATTTAATCTCGAAGAGACTCACGTTACTGACCTTGAACGGATTAAAAAACTTTAA
- a CDS encoding winged helix-turn-helix domain-containing protein, with protein sequence MEELRDWIELHYGVIYQSKQSYYDMLKEAGLSWHQTQTINEERDEDKVMLKREEIKKKLEEQQAEIIAGEVVVLLKMSVIYCQMIPQGMSGVDETKELRFQ encoded by the coding sequence GTGGAAGAATTAAGAGATTGGATTGAGCTTCATTATGGAGTGATTTATCAATCGAAGCAATCCTATTACGATATGCTGAAAGAGGCTGGACTGAGTTGGCATCAAACCCAAACGATAAACGAAGAGCGGGATGAAGATAAAGTGATGCTTAAACGGGAAGAGATTAAGAAGAAACTTGAAGAACAGCAAGCCGAGATCATCGCTGGAGAAGTGGTTGTTTTGCTGAAGATGAGTGTCATTTATTGTCAGATGATACCACAGGGTATGTCTGGGGTAGACGAAACCAAAGAATTGAGATTCCAATAG
- a CDS encoding type II toxin-antitoxin system death-on-curing family toxin, protein MKEPIWIETHVVLAMHDRLLAEHGGPSGLRDTGLLESALARPRQLLTYDQPDLAALAAAYVVGIIRNHPFVDGNKRTGFMTGYVFLARNNRQLTASEFEATRLVSALASGELQEEAFADWLRNNTMVKESMV, encoded by the coding sequence ATGAAGGAGCCCATTTGGATAGAAACCCATGTGGTCTTGGCGATGCACGACCGCTTGCTCGCCGAGCATGGCGGGCCAAGCGGTCTTCGCGATACCGGCTTGCTTGAATCGGCGCTGGCGCGGCCCCGTCAACTGTTGACTTATGATCAGCCGGATTTAGCGGCACTGGCGGCAGCCTATGTCGTGGGCATCATTCGCAATCACCCTTTTGTGGACGGCAACAAACGCACAGGCTTCATGACGGGCTATGTGTTCCTGGCACGAAATAACCGACAACTTACGGCTTCGGAATTTGAAGCAACTCGATTGGTGTCCGCCTTAGCCAGTGGCGAACTGCAAGAGGAGGCATTTGCCGATTGGTTAAGGAACAATACGATGGTGAAAGAGAGCATGGTGTAA
- a CDS encoding IS4 family transposase: MLTFEKIIEPVILFIKEEIESLKNDEKLYKLSLYYFMVSLIDAVMNKTQSIRLLITEIKTNPDLKKLGFVLASPSMYSEAFSRYKPEVFQRIFAKLIEIIEIKDLLEIRTLGRFILLDGSLFPAFKNMEWAKYTSTCQALKMHLAYELNRMIPVQFISSEANYSERKVFMELLEAGVTSITDRGYLSFDIFQRVTEKQAFFITCIRYNMRASIQTVLEVNIPESWNFYLSEVTDALVIFSGDKSKVTYRLVCFYVFGEWYRMTTNRLDLKTSEIIILYAYRWQVELFFRGIKRTLDALHLWNHEPNGVKIQFYIYLIVYVLLIYFKQTLVKEQESQKEALRVLKDSSSKKEDHLRKTGSSRLPVEYSLVSFLGSKLKKLWKISIHWLICIKNLLLHPMTDEHRDIILSTQ; encoded by the coding sequence ATGCTGACTTTTGAAAAGATTATTGAACCGGTGATTCTATTCATTAAGGAAGAAATAGAATCGCTTAAAAATGATGAGAAGCTTTACAAGCTATCACTGTACTATTTTATGGTGAGTCTGATTGATGCAGTGATGAATAAAACCCAATCGATTCGTTTGCTAATCACAGAAATAAAAACAAATCCTGATTTAAAAAAGCTCGGTTTTGTTTTAGCATCGCCATCGATGTATTCGGAAGCATTTTCACGGTATAAGCCAGAGGTATTTCAGCGTATTTTTGCTAAATTAATAGAAATCATTGAGATTAAAGATCTTCTTGAGATAAGAACGTTAGGGCGTTTCATATTGTTGGATGGTTCGTTATTTCCTGCATTTAAAAACATGGAATGGGCCAAATATACTTCCACGTGCCAAGCTTTGAAGATGCATTTAGCTTATGAACTTAATCGCATGATTCCTGTACAATTTATTAGTAGTGAAGCGAATTATTCCGAGCGAAAAGTGTTCATGGAATTGCTGGAAGCTGGGGTGACCTCTATCACGGACCGGGGTTATCTTTCTTTTGATATTTTTCAACGAGTTACGGAAAAGCAAGCGTTTTTTATTACCTGTATTCGCTACAATATGCGAGCATCTATTCAAACGGTACTTGAGGTGAATATTCCCGAATCATGGAACTTTTACCTTTCAGAAGTCACCGATGCGCTCGTTATTTTTTCAGGTGATAAATCGAAAGTGACTTATCGTTTAGTTTGTTTTTATGTTTTTGGTGAATGGTATCGAATGACTACAAATCGTTTGGATTTAAAGACCAGTGAGATCATTATTCTTTATGCTTATCGCTGGCAAGTAGAGTTATTTTTCAGGGGTATAAAGCGAACACTGGATGCCCTCCATTTGTGGAACCACGAACCGAATGGAGTCAAAATTCAATTTTACATTTATTTAATTGTTTACGTTCTTTTAATTTACTTTAAGCAAACGCTTGTTAAAGAGCAAGAAAGCCAAAAAGAAGCCCTGCGAGTTTTAAAAGATTCCTCTTCAAAGAAAGAAGATCATTTACGGAAAACAGGAAGTTCTCGATTGCCCGTAGAATACAGTTTGGTTTCTTTTCTTGGATCTAAATTGAAAAAATTGTGGAAAATTTCTATTCACTGGTTAATCTGTATTAAAAATTTATTACTTCATCCAATGACTGATGAACATCGAGACATCATTTTGTCTACCCAATAA
- a CDS encoding helix-turn-helix domain-containing protein translates to MLVHNFKTKEICALLDVSDSFVSKWKVIYENEGAEGLRVNYKGGTGL, encoded by the coding sequence ATGCTCGTTCATAATTTCAAAACAAAAGAGATTTGTGCTTTGTTAGATGTGTCTGATTCTTTTGTGAGCAAATGGAAAGTGATCTATGAAAATGAAGGCGCAGAGGGGTTACGAGTTAATTACAAAGGGGGTACTGGACTTTAA